In Vibrio sp. STUT-A11, a genomic segment contains:
- a CDS encoding hemolysin family protein: protein MDILLLVGLVGLITLNGVFAMSEIALVAAKTSRLKMMAENSKRATLALELKDNPTLFLSTIQIGITVIGLLSGIFGEATLSVPLGQWLVSQGVEKEIANVVSTFSVVLLITYFAIVVGELVPKRIAQNNAEMIAINVAYPIHWLAKITRPFVFLLTFTTDTLLRILGQSESKSEVVTEEDIVAVVSEGSESGAIEPQEQLMIRNLLHLNDRLALSLMTPRSDIHYLDDTLPIDAILKNLRQTQHSVWPICKGSLDNIIGTISSKVLLDEYDKLSMERINKRLKQPRFVPESMKGLPLLNYMQQTSTEMVFIVDEYGDVQGLVTLYDLLKSIAGELGMEPQHIWAKQQKDGSWLMDALIPLNELKNKLQLSNIEGEESEGFQTLNGFLTWLIDRVPAQGEIIEYQNWRFEVLLMKSNRIVQVKASQQEPAETPENTDP, encoded by the coding sequence ATGGATATTTTATTACTGGTCGGATTGGTTGGTTTAATCACGCTCAATGGCGTCTTTGCGATGTCAGAAATTGCGCTGGTCGCCGCCAAAACAAGCCGTCTAAAAATGATGGCTGAAAACAGCAAGCGCGCAACACTCGCTTTAGAGCTCAAAGATAATCCGACACTGTTTTTATCAACGATTCAAATTGGCATCACAGTGATTGGCCTGTTAAGCGGTATCTTTGGCGAAGCCACGCTATCTGTTCCTTTAGGACAATGGTTAGTCAGCCAAGGAGTAGAGAAAGAAATTGCCAACGTTGTATCCACGTTCAGTGTGGTTTTGTTGATCACCTACTTCGCCATTGTGGTCGGCGAATTGGTCCCCAAACGTATTGCGCAAAATAATGCAGAGATGATTGCTATCAATGTGGCTTACCCAATTCACTGGTTAGCCAAAATAACCCGACCATTTGTGTTTCTTTTGACCTTTACCACCGATACCTTGCTCAGAATATTGGGGCAAAGTGAGAGCAAGAGTGAAGTCGTCACCGAAGAAGATATTGTCGCTGTTGTCAGTGAGGGTTCTGAGTCCGGCGCGATTGAGCCTCAGGAACAGTTGATGATCCGCAATCTTCTTCATCTTAATGATCGCCTTGCACTGTCGTTAATGACACCACGGTCTGATATTCATTATCTGGACGACACGCTACCTATTGATGCTATCCTAAAAAACCTCCGTCAGACCCAACACTCCGTGTGGCCAATATGCAAAGGAAGTCTGGATAACATCATTGGTACAATTTCTTCCAAAGTTCTGTTAGATGAATATGACAAGCTTTCCATGGAACGAATCAATAAACGCCTAAAACAACCTCGCTTTGTACCCGAATCAATGAAAGGACTGCCTTTACTGAATTACATGCAACAGACCAGTACCGAGATGGTATTTATCGTCGACGAATATGGTGATGTGCAAGGGTTAGTCACGCTCTATGACTTACTCAAATCGATCGCCGGAGAGTTGGGAATGGAACCTCAACACATTTGGGCAAAACAGCAAAAAGACGGCAGTTGGTTAATGGACGCACTCATCCCATTGAATGAACTCAAAAACAAACTCCAACTGAGCAACATCGAAGGGGAAGAGAGTGAAGGGTTTCAGACCTTAAACGGTTTCCTGACCTGGTTAATAGACCGTGTACCTGCTCAAGGAGAAATCATCGAGTACCAGAACTGGCGATTTGAAGTGCTGCTGATGAAAAGTAACCGCATCGTACAGGTGAAAGCATCCCAACAAGAGCCAGCTGAAACACCAGAAAACACTGATCCGTAA
- a CDS encoding 4'-phosphopantetheinyl transferase superfamily protein — MIQFIKATPEMYTTTGLALEEKQVQKAVTKRQKEFRAGRHAARAAIAKLLPNNTFVDQIPILIGPSREPIFPDTISGSISHTDSLCLAACALKNAVPSIGIDIENNNKLDNHLFPTIYTPNEQHRLQKSDTIPNILIFSIKESIFKCLFPFVKVYFDFLDAEITLQPETANSGQFQFELIGDNRSHLQSALPDLTFHGHYCFTEKTVFSLCFFSA; from the coding sequence GTGATTCAGTTTATAAAAGCCACACCGGAGATGTACACCACAACAGGATTAGCTTTAGAAGAGAAACAGGTGCAGAAAGCGGTAACAAAACGTCAAAAAGAATTCAGAGCCGGACGTCACGCCGCGCGAGCCGCGATAGCAAAACTGCTTCCAAACAATACCTTTGTGGACCAGATACCCATCTTGATAGGTCCATCCAGAGAGCCCATTTTTCCTGATACCATTAGTGGCAGTATTAGCCATACTGACTCACTTTGCCTTGCTGCGTGCGCACTCAAAAATGCTGTTCCAAGTATCGGGATCGACATCGAAAACAATAACAAGCTCGACAATCACCTTTTCCCAACGATTTACACACCAAATGAACAACACCGCTTACAGAAATCCGACACCATCCCAAACATTCTGATATTCAGTATCAAAGAGAGTATATTTAAGTGCCTGTTTCCATTCGTTAAGGTGTATTTCGACTTTCTTGACGCCGAGATTACGTTACAGCCAGAAACAGCAAATAGCGGACAGTTTCAGTTTGAGTTGATTGGAGATAACCGAAGCCATCTCCAATCCGCCCTGCCAGATCTAACGTTCCACGGTCATTATTGCTTTACCGAAAAAACCGTTTTTTCGCTGTGCTTTTTTAGCGCCTGA
- a CDS encoding enterobactin synthase subunit F, with protein sequence MYDLPYSAEQLLPLTDAQAGIWFAQLRDPENPIYKTGEYLLIDGAVDEPCFAEAVGAAIEEVDSLHAKFVTTTEGPRMVIERQPWQVDRFDFSSESEPLNAAIDWMTVQLKEPVNLEQGPLFSMALLKLAEDKFVWFLSLHHIAIDGYSMSLIVSRVAHIYSQLIKGKPFDKVEFVDQQAMLTEDDNYKASAKYQNDRAFYLQRYADHSDTVNLAGQPTVTSDHFLRLKGVMPASDFQQMELLAKQCRTHWYSVLIASIASYVHRMTRSKEVVLGVPLMGRLGSVAIQTPAMRVNILPVRVSFDDGLDIKTLVKQVNQEFSSVRRHQGYRYEELHRELNLVKDNRNLFGPLVNIMPFEYEHKFGELNSKAHNLSAGPVDDISLYCYELGGELHVDMDANPELYSELEIQAHQQRLFHFMSDFFAAAREQGASQCKISDVSILLSGEREKVLNIWNDTAHPVAETTLSALMARQRILTPHAPALIFENQTLTYEQLGRKVYSLMNWLFAQGVEAGDRIAVCVPRSEALIVVPQAILAAGAVYVPIDPDYPEGRIHYMLESSAPKFVFSTSALQSKLPQDCEVQLVDDETLPTIYNNVEPLPPQVQPEPHSPAYMIYTSGSTGKPKGVVVSHDAIVNRLLWMHDQYPIDANDRVLQKTPAGFDVSVWEFFWPMIVGSCLVVAKPDGHKDPVYLQELIHSQKITTLHFVPSMLQIFVQQADAQLCRSLRQVFCSGEALPIELVNQYYQSFDAPLHNLYGPTEAAVDVTYWPSEANTQGSSTPIGRPVWNTQIYILDDALNPVPPGVVGHLYIAGRQLALGYHGQPELTAERFIDNPFGPKGSRMYLSGDLARWREDGAIEYCGRSDFQVKIRGFRIELEEIENALASHPDVAQVAVLAQEYSDGDKRLVAYVTAEDAEQAIDVAQLQKHLADPLPEYMVPSYFVELDTFPLTPNGKLDRNALPKPDLSGQVGTKGPSNLVEERLCKLFCQLLELPAVGVEDNFFELGGHSLLAAQLIAHVKEIMGIELSLAAVFESPTVAGIAAKLNGSESDEALNMLLPLRKREGKAAIFCVHPAGGLSWCYAALTPIIPSNIPLYGVQARNLGDPSAPLPKNMMEMAADYVAAIREEQPFGPYHLLGWSIGGMIAHLMAGILQQQGQEVGLLTLLDSYPTEQWQTMNPPGEEQALGALIRMAGVEFDESAHSSITKPEVIEILQDAGSSMAHLSSETISAMIEVVINNNHRVRDSVDYRYQGDMLFFNAEKPPEELFLDRNGWFNYMDGEINVVDVDCIHRDMMRPDMLRLIGTRMVEELRAKFDV encoded by the coding sequence ATGTACGATTTACCTTATTCTGCGGAGCAGTTGCTTCCGCTCACGGACGCACAGGCAGGGATTTGGTTTGCCCAGCTGAGAGATCCAGAAAACCCAATTTATAAAACTGGCGAATATCTGCTGATTGACGGTGCGGTGGATGAGCCGTGTTTCGCTGAGGCCGTCGGGGCTGCAATTGAAGAAGTCGACTCATTACACGCTAAATTTGTCACGACCACCGAAGGGCCGCGCATGGTGATAGAGCGACAGCCTTGGCAAGTGGATCGCTTTGATTTTTCTTCTGAATCAGAGCCTTTGAATGCCGCGATTGACTGGATGACAGTGCAATTGAAAGAACCCGTCAACTTAGAGCAGGGGCCACTGTTTTCGATGGCGCTGCTTAAGCTGGCGGAAGACAAGTTCGTTTGGTTTTTATCACTGCACCATATTGCAATTGATGGTTACAGCATGTCACTGATTGTGTCCCGAGTAGCGCATATTTACAGCCAACTTATCAAAGGCAAACCGTTTGATAAGGTTGAGTTTGTTGACCAGCAAGCGATGCTAACAGAAGACGACAACTACAAAGCCTCAGCGAAATATCAAAACGATCGTGCCTTTTACCTGCAGCGCTATGCGGATCATTCAGATACGGTTAACTTAGCGGGTCAGCCAACCGTTACTTCCGATCACTTTCTGCGCCTTAAGGGTGTGATGCCAGCTAGCGATTTTCAACAGATGGAATTATTGGCGAAGCAGTGCCGAACACACTGGTACAGTGTATTGATCGCATCTATTGCGTCTTACGTGCATCGCATGACTCGCTCGAAAGAAGTGGTGCTTGGTGTGCCACTCATGGGGCGGTTAGGGTCGGTGGCGATACAAACGCCAGCGATGCGAGTGAATATTCTGCCAGTACGAGTCAGCTTTGATGACGGGCTGGATATCAAAACCTTGGTCAAGCAGGTCAACCAAGAGTTCTCTTCTGTACGTCGTCATCAAGGCTACCGTTATGAAGAGTTACACCGAGAACTTAATCTGGTCAAAGACAACCGTAACCTATTTGGTCCGCTGGTGAACATTATGCCGTTTGAGTATGAGCATAAGTTTGGAGAGCTAAACTCTAAGGCACATAACCTTTCAGCCGGGCCTGTGGATGACATTTCTCTGTACTGCTATGAGCTTGGCGGCGAGTTGCATGTGGATATGGATGCCAACCCCGAGCTTTATTCAGAGCTTGAAATTCAAGCGCATCAGCAGCGTTTGTTCCATTTTATGAGTGACTTTTTTGCTGCCGCTCGTGAGCAAGGGGCCAGTCAGTGCAAGATCAGTGATGTTAGCATTTTGCTATCTGGTGAGCGCGAAAAAGTGCTTAATATCTGGAATGATACCGCTCATCCCGTTGCAGAAACCACCTTATCAGCCTTGATGGCAAGACAACGGATCTTGACGCCTCATGCTCCGGCACTGATTTTTGAGAATCAAACACTCACCTACGAGCAGTTAGGTCGAAAGGTCTACTCGTTGATGAACTGGCTGTTTGCTCAAGGTGTTGAAGCGGGAGATCGCATTGCTGTTTGTGTACCGCGAAGTGAAGCGTTAATTGTTGTACCACAAGCCATTCTGGCTGCTGGTGCGGTGTATGTGCCGATTGACCCGGATTACCCCGAAGGTCGCATTCATTACATGTTGGAGTCTTCTGCACCTAAGTTTGTATTCTCGACTTCAGCATTGCAGTCTAAGTTGCCGCAAGATTGTGAGGTGCAGTTGGTTGATGACGAAACACTTCCGACGATTTATAACAACGTGGAGCCGTTACCACCTCAAGTTCAGCCAGAGCCACATTCGCCAGCTTATATGATTTACACTTCGGGCTCGACGGGTAAACCAAAAGGCGTAGTGGTGAGCCATGATGCTATCGTGAACCGGTTGCTATGGATGCACGACCAGTACCCGATTGATGCCAATGACCGTGTTCTGCAGAAAACGCCAGCTGGCTTTGATGTGTCAGTGTGGGAATTCTTCTGGCCAATGATCGTCGGCTCTTGTTTGGTGGTGGCGAAACCAGACGGGCACAAAGATCCGGTTTATCTGCAGGAACTCATTCATAGTCAAAAGATCACCACATTGCATTTCGTGCCATCGATGCTGCAGATTTTTGTACAACAGGCGGATGCCCAGTTATGCCGAAGTCTGCGTCAGGTATTTTGTAGTGGTGAAGCCTTGCCGATTGAGTTGGTGAACCAATATTACCAATCTTTCGATGCGCCGCTACACAACTTATATGGCCCAACCGAGGCAGCCGTCGATGTGACTTACTGGCCAAGTGAAGCCAACACGCAAGGTAGCTCAACGCCAATAGGACGCCCGGTTTGGAATACGCAAATCTATATCCTGGATGATGCGCTTAATCCGGTTCCGCCAGGCGTTGTCGGTCATCTTTATATTGCGGGTCGTCAACTGGCACTCGGCTATCATGGCCAGCCAGAATTGACGGCTGAGCGTTTTATTGATAACCCGTTTGGCCCAAAAGGAAGCCGGATGTACTTGTCGGGTGATCTGGCACGCTGGCGTGAAGATGGGGCGATAGAATACTGTGGCCGCAGTGATTTTCAGGTCAAAATTCGTGGTTTCCGAATCGAGCTGGAAGAGATCGAAAATGCGCTAGCCAGCCATCCCGATGTGGCACAAGTCGCGGTGCTGGCACAAGAATATAGCGATGGTGATAAACGTCTGGTGGCTTACGTGACTGCGGAAGATGCTGAACAAGCGATTGATGTCGCGCAGCTACAGAAGCATCTTGCTGATCCTTTGCCTGAATACATGGTACCGAGCTATTTTGTTGAGTTAGATACGTTCCCGCTGACACCAAATGGCAAGCTCGATCGCAATGCGTTACCAAAACCCGATTTGTCTGGTCAGGTCGGTACAAAAGGGCCGAGTAACTTAGTCGAAGAACGTTTGTGTAAATTGTTCTGCCAGTTATTGGAGCTTCCTGCTGTGGGCGTTGAAGATAACTTCTTTGAACTCGGCGGACACTCCCTGTTAGCGGCGCAGCTTATTGCGCATGTGAAAGAGATCATGGGTATCGAGCTATCACTGGCCGCTGTGTTTGAGTCTCCGACCGTTGCTGGCATTGCAGCCAAACTGAATGGCAGTGAAAGTGACGAAGCACTTAATATGCTATTACCACTGCGCAAGCGCGAGGGCAAGGCGGCGATTTTCTGTGTTCACCCTGCTGGTGGTTTAAGCTGGTGTTATGCAGCGCTGACGCCGATTATCCCATCTAATATTCCTCTATATGGCGTGCAGGCTCGTAACCTTGGTGACCCGTCTGCGCCGCTGCCGAAAAATATGATGGAAATGGCCGCAGATTACGTTGCCGCAATCCGCGAGGAGCAGCCTTTCGGGCCATACCATCTGCTGGGTTGGTCTATTGGTGGCATGATTGCGCACTTGATGGCGGGTATCCTGCAACAGCAGGGACAGGAAGTAGGTCTGCTTACTCTACTCGACTCTTACCCGACAGAGCAGTGGCAAACCATGAATCCTCCCGGCGAGGAGCAAGCTCTAGGGGCATTGATTCGAATGGCGGGTGTTGAGTTTGATGAATCGGCGCATAGTAGTATTACTAAGCCAGAAGTGATTGAGATTCTGCAAGATGCGGGATCGTCGATGGCTCACCTGAGTTCCGAGACCATATCTGCCATGATCGAAGTGGTGATCAACAACAACCATCGAGTACGAGATTCGGTAGATTATCGTTATCAGGGCGATATGTTGTTCTTCAATGCAGAAAAGCCGCCAGAAGAATTATTCTTAGATCGCAATGGTTGGTTTAATTACATGGATGGTGAAATCAATGTTGTGGATGTTGATTGTATTCACCGAGACATGATGCGACCAGACATGTTACGTCTGATTGGAACCCGAATGGTTGAAGAACTGAGAGCGAAATTCGATGTTTAA
- a CDS encoding isochorismatase family protein has product MAIPSIAGYPLSQVIPQNRVSWSVEPDRAVLLIHDMQQYFVNFYDLDSELIQTLTQNIQQIKQACVEAGIPVVYTAQPGDQCQEERALLTDFWGPGLKADDTITRILPALAPTEQDIVYTKWRYSAFQRTPLKSMMDETGRDQLIIVGVYAHIGCLQTAAEAFMTDIQAFMVSDAVADFSERDHEMALNYVAGRCGYVLDKQQLLNQVTDVPAAQTVPLSEQELAQQLATLLDVLVDEIEPEDSLLDFGLDSVRIMSLVGDWQQAGLDLSFMELAAQPCLQYWWQLIEKKSA; this is encoded by the coding sequence ATGGCAATTCCATCTATTGCGGGTTACCCGCTATCTCAAGTGATACCACAAAACCGCGTATCCTGGTCGGTAGAGCCAGATCGTGCGGTATTGTTGATCCACGACATGCAACAGTACTTTGTTAACTTTTACGATTTGGACAGCGAACTGATTCAAACGTTGACGCAGAACATCCAACAGATCAAACAAGCTTGTGTCGAAGCGGGTATTCCTGTGGTGTATACCGCGCAACCAGGGGATCAATGTCAGGAAGAACGAGCGTTATTGACCGACTTCTGGGGGCCTGGCTTAAAGGCCGATGACACCATCACCCGAATTCTGCCCGCTCTGGCACCAACAGAGCAAGACATCGTTTATACCAAATGGCGTTACAGTGCATTCCAGCGCACGCCGCTTAAATCCATGATGGATGAAACCGGGCGAGACCAGCTGATCATCGTTGGTGTATATGCGCATATTGGTTGTTTACAGACGGCTGCTGAAGCTTTTATGACTGATATTCAAGCTTTTATGGTTTCAGATGCAGTGGCTGACTTCTCTGAGCGTGATCATGAAATGGCACTGAATTATGTGGCGGGAAGATGTGGCTATGTGCTGGATAAACAGCAACTGCTTAATCAGGTAACGGATGTGCCTGCTGCTCAAACTGTCCCTTTATCCGAGCAAGAGTTAGCTCAGCAATTAGCGACCTTGCTCGATGTTCTTGTCGATGAAATTGAACCCGAAGACAGCCTATTGGATTTCGGTCTTGATTCGGTTCGAATCATGTCTCTGGTCGGAGACTGGCAGCAAGCTGGACTGGATTTGAGCTTTATGGAACTGGCTGCCCAGCCTTGCTTGCAGTACTGGTGGCAATTGATCGAAAAGAAGAGCGCATAG
- a CDS encoding (2,3-dihydroxybenzoyl)adenylate synthase, with product MMLPSMKSSGFTPWPEDAVREYRAAGYWTEQTIPEMLEASASNYPQQLALVAGEEQWTYQQLSEQVDNLAAGLQQTLKLQAGDKAVLHLPNIGAFYLSFFALLKIGVQPVIALPAHREYEIRYFCHFTEAKVLITAPQIGVDTAVIAQKIANELSTLETIVWAGEKSLMPTGSVDLDSLYLPGAAYKRQAEQDFAFFQLSGGTTGTPKLIPRTHTDYLYSVRASNDVCEFSPQTRYLCVLPAAHNFPLSSPGALGCFMAGGTVVLSPDPSPQTAFHLIEQHQITVAALVPPLALLWLDEAPRTQHDISSLGVLQVGGARFSEAAAKRVKPTLNCTLQQVFGMAEGLVNYTRLDDPDSVIVSTQGRPMSSADEILVVNEMGEPVPQGTAGMLCARGPYTIRGYYNAPEHNQRSFIAGGYYRTGDVVLLTKEGNLQVVGRDKEQINRGGEKIAAQEIENHLMVHDAVHDAAVIAIPDDYLGERSCAALVCLEDKPKPIEIKRFLRSRGLADFKIPDRVIFVDVLPKTPVGKINKNKLLELI from the coding sequence GTGATGCTTCCTAGCATGAAATCATCTGGTTTTACGCCATGGCCGGAGGATGCCGTTCGCGAGTATCGGGCGGCGGGCTATTGGACAGAGCAAACTATTCCGGAGATGCTTGAAGCCAGCGCCAGCAACTATCCACAGCAGCTTGCACTCGTTGCTGGTGAAGAACAATGGACTTACCAACAGTTATCTGAACAAGTGGACAATCTAGCTGCTGGCTTGCAACAGACACTGAAATTACAGGCTGGCGATAAAGCGGTATTGCACCTGCCTAATATCGGAGCGTTTTACCTGAGTTTCTTTGCGCTGCTGAAAATTGGTGTTCAGCCAGTGATAGCGTTACCAGCGCACAGAGAATATGAGATTCGATACTTTTGTCACTTTACCGAGGCTAAAGTGTTGATCACAGCGCCTCAAATTGGTGTCGATACGGCTGTTATTGCGCAAAAGATCGCGAATGAATTGTCAACGCTTGAAACCATTGTCTGGGCTGGTGAGAAGAGCTTAATGCCAACGGGTAGTGTTGATTTAGACTCGCTTTACCTGCCGGGTGCTGCATACAAGCGACAAGCTGAGCAAGATTTTGCTTTTTTCCAGTTATCGGGTGGAACAACGGGGACACCTAAGCTAATTCCGCGTACTCATACTGATTACCTCTACAGCGTTCGCGCCAGTAATGATGTTTGCGAGTTTTCACCTCAAACACGTTATTTATGTGTCCTGCCTGCTGCGCACAACTTTCCGTTGAGCTCGCCTGGTGCTTTAGGATGTTTTATGGCTGGTGGAACGGTGGTGCTTTCGCCGGATCCAAGTCCGCAAACCGCGTTTCATTTGATTGAACAGCATCAAATTACGGTTGCAGCACTGGTGCCGCCACTGGCGTTGTTGTGGCTCGATGAAGCGCCCCGAACCCAGCACGACATCAGCTCTCTGGGGGTTCTTCAGGTGGGAGGAGCACGTTTTAGTGAAGCTGCCGCGAAACGTGTCAAACCGACATTAAACTGCACGTTGCAACAGGTATTCGGTATGGCGGAAGGGCTTGTGAACTATACAAGGTTGGACGATCCAGACTCCGTCATTGTGTCCACGCAAGGGCGGCCGATGTCATCTGCTGATGAGATACTCGTTGTTAACGAAATGGGTGAACCTGTGCCTCAAGGTACGGCTGGCATGTTATGCGCACGGGGACCGTACACGATTCGCGGCTACTACAACGCGCCGGAGCACAATCAACGTTCCTTTATTGCGGGGGGCTATTACCGAACAGGCGATGTGGTGCTGTTAACCAAAGAAGGGAACTTACAAGTCGTCGGGCGCGATAAAGAACAGATCAACCGCGGCGGAGAGAAAATCGCAGCACAAGAGATCGAAAATCATCTGATGGTGCATGACGCCGTCCATGATGCTGCCGTCATCGCGATACCAGATGATTATTTGGGTGAGCGCAGTTGTGCCGCCTTGGTTTGTCTCGAAGATAAACCAAAACCTATCGAAATAAAACGCTTCCTGAGAAGTCGTGGCCTGGCTGATTTCAAGATCCCAGACCGCGTCATTTTTGTCGATGTGTTACCAAAAACTCCAGTGGGAAAGATCAACAAAAACAAACTACTAGAGTTGATTTAA
- a CDS encoding isochorismate synthase, which yields MIMLRNSMGSITMLTEFINAHSDDASFFFSSPTVTLLTQGIAAEFSQKIRFSELDSCISQLLESVKEDESDNPIAVGVIPFSEHNPVHFIVPERLCTTSPIRPDKVATVDGSNQCAPSSIKPIPDPEEYMRSVAQAASACSSKEVDLEKVVLSRTMQVDTEQEIDRGRLLKTLLKQNPGGYTFSTRLGGEGCDTYLMGSSPELLVSRKGPHVCSNPLAGSRRRCDNETMNQQQGDLMMESSKDLHEHAVVVDTVEKALQPWCHNLYVPMVPSVIETKAMLHLSTRIEGTISDSATSVLKLASALHPTPAVCGYPTAQAYDFIEKVEPFDRGYFTGLVGWVDARGNGEWVVVIRCAEVEKKRLRVYAGAGIVSGSEPQSELEETGNKMRTVLNALGIEVQDNMEVVV from the coding sequence ATGATTATGCTTCGTAACTCAATGGGGAGCATTACTATGCTCACAGAGTTTATCAACGCTCATTCGGATGATGCTTCGTTTTTCTTCAGCTCACCCACCGTGACGTTACTGACACAAGGCATTGCTGCAGAGTTTTCCCAAAAAATCAGGTTCTCAGAATTAGACTCTTGCATTAGTCAGTTACTCGAATCGGTCAAGGAAGATGAAAGCGATAACCCTATTGCGGTTGGTGTCATTCCGTTTTCTGAGCACAACCCTGTGCATTTTATTGTGCCTGAACGCCTGTGTACCACATCACCGATTCGTCCGGACAAAGTGGCAACCGTGGATGGTTCTAACCAGTGCGCTCCGTCTTCGATAAAGCCAATTCCAGATCCTGAAGAATACATGCGCAGTGTAGCGCAGGCTGCCAGTGCTTGTTCTAGCAAAGAGGTTGATCTGGAAAAGGTTGTGCTTTCACGCACGATGCAGGTGGATACCGAGCAAGAAATAGATCGGGGCCGATTGCTTAAAACGCTACTAAAACAAAATCCGGGCGGTTATACCTTTTCAACCCGTTTAGGGGGCGAAGGTTGTGATACATATTTAATGGGTTCTAGTCCTGAGCTGCTAGTCTCGCGTAAAGGACCGCATGTTTGCTCCAACCCATTAGCAGGATCACGCCGACGCTGTGATAACGAGACGATGAACCAGCAACAAGGTGATTTGATGATGGAGAGCAGTAAAGATCTCCATGAACATGCAGTGGTTGTTGATACAGTAGAAAAAGCGCTTCAGCCTTGGTGCCACAATCTTTATGTTCCAATGGTGCCATCTGTCATCGAAACCAAAGCGATGCTGCACCTGTCGACTCGCATCGAAGGTACGATTTCGGACTCTGCCACCAGTGTGCTTAAGCTTGCCAGTGCTCTTCATCCAACGCCTGCGGTATGTGGTTATCCGACTGCTCAGGCCTACGATTTTATCGAAAAAGTTGAGCCTTTTGATCGTGGTTACTTTACTGGGCTGGTCGGCTGGGTGGATGCCCGCGGTAATGGTGAGTGGGTCGTAGTGATTCGCTGCGCAGAAGTGGAAAAAAAGCGTCTGCGTGTTTACGCCGGGGCGGGAATTGTCAGTGGCTCTGAGCCACAAAGTGAGCTAGAAGAAACGGGCAACAAAATGCGTACCGTACTGAATGCACTTGGCATTGAAGTTCAGGACAACATGGAGGTAGTGGTGTGA